Proteins encoded within one genomic window of Nonomuraea gerenzanensis:
- a CDS encoding alpha-galactosidase — protein MPVIPLDDHHWALTTPASTYVMGVDIDPDTGEAAPRQTYWGPRLTAEAARQVTGLPRRHVSSFSTPAEIEELLPVDGGKRWGSPSLQVAFGDTRSVELRLAGAERHEEGGGAERLDVLLADAHHPFEVVLSLRVRDDTDVIERWTTVRAGTEVAVTRLDSGNWFVPDAPAYRYSGVFGAWAEESQLQRGPLPVGELVFTSRQGITSHVANPWVMIDAGAATEEHGEVWGVTLAWSGSWRLTTTQRPEGGACVSGGFGHDGLRWTLTPGEELVTPSALGLYSTGGFGGASRAWHAYARGHVLPTPAEERPVLYNSWEATAFAVTEAQQLALAKTAASIGVELFVIDDGWFGRRDDDTTSLGDWFPHRERFPDGLRGMLDGIRDLGLRVGLWVEPEGLSKESELYRAHPDWALHMEHRRRDEKRGQLVLNFARDDVRAWALGWLDGLVTELRLDYLKWDMNRPFTQAGWPERSDGQDRVWIEHTRGVYQVMAALRERHPGLRIESCAGGGGRIDLGILRHTDEVWPSDNTDARDRQTVQHGFSQLYPAGTMSAWVTDSPNPTTRREMPLRYRFHVAMAGVLGIGGNLSEWSDGELETAAELIAQYKRVRRTVQHGAQYRLAGTPGQERSAVQYVLDDQVVVLVYNPLGNAKRGPRTLRLTGLDPEALYELEADGSRWHGGTLMGAGIRPAAWEPIGADHRSELVVLRKL, from the coding sequence ATGCCCGTAATCCCGCTCGACGACCACCATTGGGCACTGACCACGCCCGCCTCCACGTACGTCATGGGCGTGGACATCGACCCGGACACCGGGGAGGCCGCGCCGCGCCAGACGTACTGGGGCCCGCGGCTGACCGCCGAGGCCGCGCGGCAGGTCACCGGCCTGCCCCGGCGGCACGTGTCCAGCTTCTCCACACCCGCCGAGATCGAGGAGCTGCTGCCGGTGGACGGCGGCAAGCGGTGGGGCTCGCCGTCGCTGCAGGTCGCGTTCGGCGACACGCGCTCGGTCGAGCTGCGCTTGGCCGGGGCGGAGCGGCACGAGGAGGGCGGCGGCGCCGAACGGCTCGACGTGCTGCTGGCCGACGCCCACCACCCGTTCGAGGTCGTGCTGTCGCTGCGCGTCCGCGACGACACCGACGTCATCGAGCGCTGGACGACCGTCAGGGCCGGCACCGAGGTCGCCGTCACCCGCCTGGACTCCGGCAACTGGTTCGTGCCCGACGCCCCCGCCTACCGCTACAGCGGCGTCTTCGGCGCCTGGGCCGAGGAGTCGCAGCTCCAGCGCGGCCCGCTGCCGGTCGGCGAGCTGGTCTTCACCAGCCGCCAGGGCATCACCAGCCACGTGGCGAACCCGTGGGTGATGATCGACGCGGGCGCGGCGACCGAGGAGCACGGCGAGGTCTGGGGCGTCACCCTGGCCTGGAGCGGGAGCTGGCGCCTGACCACCACGCAGCGGCCGGAGGGCGGCGCCTGCGTCTCCGGCGGCTTCGGCCACGACGGCCTGCGCTGGACGCTCACGCCGGGCGAGGAGCTGGTCACGCCGTCCGCGCTGGGGCTCTACAGCACCGGCGGGTTCGGCGGGGCCAGCAGGGCCTGGCACGCGTACGCGCGCGGGCACGTGCTGCCGACCCCCGCCGAGGAGCGGCCGGTGCTGTACAACTCATGGGAGGCCACGGCGTTCGCCGTCACCGAGGCGCAGCAGCTCGCGCTGGCCAAGACCGCGGCCTCGATCGGTGTCGAGCTGTTCGTCATCGACGACGGCTGGTTCGGCCGCCGCGACGACGACACCACCTCGCTGGGCGACTGGTTCCCGCACCGCGAGCGCTTCCCCGACGGGCTGCGCGGCATGCTCGACGGCATCCGCGACCTCGGCCTGCGGGTCGGGCTGTGGGTGGAGCCGGAGGGGCTGAGCAAGGAGAGCGAGCTGTATCGCGCGCATCCCGACTGGGCGCTGCACATGGAGCACCGCCGCCGCGACGAGAAGCGCGGCCAGCTCGTGCTCAACTTCGCCCGCGACGACGTACGCGCGTGGGCGCTCGGCTGGCTCGACGGGCTGGTCACCGAGCTGCGCCTCGACTACCTCAAGTGGGACATGAACCGCCCGTTCACCCAGGCGGGCTGGCCGGAGCGGAGCGACGGCCAGGACCGGGTCTGGATCGAGCACACCCGCGGCGTCTACCAGGTGATGGCGGCGCTGCGGGAGCGGCATCCCGGCCTGCGCATCGAGTCGTGCGCGGGCGGCGGCGGCCGGATCGACCTCGGGATCCTGCGCCACACCGACGAGGTCTGGCCCTCCGACAACACCGACGCCCGCGACCGGCAGACCGTCCAGCACGGGTTCTCCCAGCTCTACCCGGCCGGCACGATGTCCGCCTGGGTCACCGACTCGCCCAACCCGACCACCCGCCGCGAGATGCCGCTGCGCTACCGCTTCCACGTGGCGATGGCGGGCGTGCTGGGCATCGGCGGGAACCTGTCGGAGTGGTCCGACGGCGAGCTGGAGACGGCGGCCGAGCTGATCGCCCAGTACAAGCGGGTCCGCAGGACCGTGCAGCACGGCGCGCAGTACCGCCTGGCGGGCACGCCGGGACAGGAGCGCTCCGCCGTGCAGTACGTGCTGGACGACCAGGTCGTGGTGCTCGTCTACAACCCGCTCGGCAACGCCAAGCGCGGGCCGCGCACGCTCCGGCTGACCGGCCTCGACCCCGAGGCGCTGTACGAGCTGGAGGCCGACGGCTCCCGCTGGCACGGCGGCACCCTCATGGGCGCCGGCATCAGGCCCGCCGCGTGGGAGCCGATCGGCGCCGACCACCGCAGCGAGCTGGTGGTGCTGCGGAAGCTGTAG
- a CDS encoding ROK family transcriptional regulator, with protein sequence MFSHTATDPVRLTDAMRSVFVELLVHGPLSRAEVARRLALSPSALTKLTRPLIEAGYLLEASGEEGPVTVGRPSQPLQVDASRMSFVGIKLTEDELFAVRTDLAATVQGETSRPLADHDIDHVLGQIAEVVGELTVPERPLSAVGISLAGTATPSDPVVHTSPFLGWSQLPLAELVERAVHVPTVLDNDVRALTAVQQWFGEGVGHSSFALVTVGAGIGCGLVVGDRLVTGQSGATGLVGHLQIDDRGPLCERGHRGCARAYASSPSIRRSIAVTIDRPELTFDDCLALAAGGHPVARRVFDEAGAALGQIVATVANLTGPELVVLSGESVHMYDVCAGAFHTALAAHTHWTTAPVRVVVKPFAFNEWARGAAVTALQHLLLHR encoded by the coding sequence GTGTTCTCACACACCGCCACGGACCCTGTGCGGCTGACCGACGCCATGCGTTCCGTGTTCGTCGAGCTGCTCGTGCACGGCCCCCTGTCGAGGGCGGAGGTGGCGCGGCGGCTGGCCCTGTCGCCGTCCGCCCTGACCAAGCTGACCAGGCCGCTCATCGAGGCGGGCTACCTGCTGGAGGCGAGCGGCGAGGAGGGCCCGGTTACCGTCGGGCGGCCCTCGCAGCCGCTGCAGGTGGACGCCTCGCGCATGTCGTTCGTCGGGATCAAGCTCACCGAGGACGAGCTCTTCGCGGTACGCACCGACCTGGCGGCCACCGTCCAGGGCGAGACGTCCAGGCCGCTCGCGGACCACGACATCGACCACGTGCTCGGCCAGATCGCCGAGGTGGTCGGGGAGCTGACCGTGCCGGAGCGGCCCCTGTCGGCCGTCGGCATCAGCCTGGCCGGCACCGCCACGCCCAGCGACCCGGTCGTGCACACCTCGCCGTTCCTCGGCTGGAGCCAGCTACCGCTGGCCGAGCTGGTCGAGCGGGCCGTGCACGTGCCGACCGTGCTGGACAACGACGTGCGGGCGCTGACGGCCGTGCAGCAGTGGTTCGGCGAAGGTGTCGGGCACTCGTCGTTCGCGCTGGTGACGGTCGGCGCCGGGATCGGCTGCGGGCTCGTCGTCGGCGACCGGCTGGTCACCGGGCAGTCGGGCGCCACCGGGCTGGTGGGGCACCTGCAGATCGACGACCGCGGCCCCCTGTGTGAGCGCGGCCACCGCGGCTGCGCCCGCGCCTACGCCTCCTCCCCCTCCATCCGCCGCTCGATCGCCGTCACGATCGACCGGCCCGAGCTCACCTTCGACGACTGCCTCGCGCTGGCGGCCGGCGGCCACCCCGTCGCCCGCCGCGTCTTCGACGAGGCCGGCGCCGCCCTCGGCCAGATCGTCGCCACCGTCGCCAACCTCACCGGGCCCGAGCTCGTCGTCCTGTCCGGCGAGTCGGTCCACATGTACGACGTGTGCGCGGGGGCGTTCCACACCGCCCTCGCCGCCCACACCCACTGGACGACCGCCCCCGTACGGGTCGTCGTCAAGCCCTTCGCCTTCAACGAGTGGGCCAGGGGAGCGGCTGTCACCGCTCTCCAGCATCTGCTGTTGCACCGCTGA
- a CDS encoding carbohydrate ABC transporter permease: MTSDTVRAAPRTPSGPVPGTVHPTPRPPLLRRLGDLPVAVLFVLPAAVGFALFYLWPAIRGAYLSLTRYNVLTPARFIGLENYEKLFGDRLFWNALKVTAEYVVLNIVSQTVISMLLAVLLYRLTKSMLVRGIVLLPYLVANVIVALVWFWMLDFQLGVVNNIIEWLGFDRVAFFGSDLAIPTIAGINTWRHMGYTALLIFAGLQMIPPSVYEAAAIDGASEWRTFWRVTLPLLRPVMALVMVLSVIGSFQVFDTIAVTTAGGPINATRVIYFYIYDLAFNRFNFGYAAALSSVLFVLLAGIAYLQLRLSRAGESDLRGA; encoded by the coding sequence ATGACCAGTGATACCGTCCGCGCCGCCCCCCGCACCCCGTCCGGACCGGTGCCGGGGACAGTGCACCCCACCCCCCGTCCCCCGCTCCTGCGCCGGCTCGGTGACCTGCCCGTCGCCGTCCTGTTCGTGCTGCCCGCCGCCGTCGGCTTCGCGCTCTTCTACCTCTGGCCCGCGATCCGCGGCGCGTACCTCAGCCTGACCAGGTACAACGTCCTCACGCCGGCGCGCTTCATCGGGCTGGAGAACTACGAGAAGCTGTTCGGCGACCGCCTGTTCTGGAACGCGCTGAAGGTCACCGCCGAGTACGTGGTGCTCAACATCGTCTCCCAGACGGTGATCTCCATGCTGCTGGCCGTCCTGCTGTACCGGCTGACGAAATCCATGCTGGTCCGCGGGATCGTGCTGCTGCCCTACCTCGTCGCCAACGTGATCGTGGCCCTGGTCTGGTTCTGGATGCTGGACTTCCAGCTCGGCGTGGTCAACAACATCATCGAGTGGCTGGGCTTCGACCGGGTCGCGTTCTTCGGCTCCGACCTGGCCATCCCGACCATCGCGGGGATCAACACCTGGCGGCACATGGGCTACACCGCGCTGCTCATCTTCGCCGGGCTGCAGATGATCCCGCCCAGCGTGTACGAGGCCGCCGCCATCGACGGGGCCTCGGAGTGGCGCACGTTCTGGCGGGTCACGCTGCCGCTGCTGCGGCCGGTGATGGCGCTGGTCATGGTGCTGAGCGTGATCGGCTCCTTCCAGGTCTTCGACACGATCGCGGTCACCACGGCCGGCGGGCCGATCAACGCCACCAGGGTCATCTACTTCTACATCTACGACCTGGCGTTCAACCGGTTCAACTTCGGTTACGCCGCGGCGCTGTCGTCCGTGCTGTTCGTGCTGCTCGCCGGGATCGCGTACCTGCAGCTGCGCCTGTCCCGCGCCGGCGAGTCCGATCTGAGGGGGGCGTGA
- a CDS encoding carbohydrate ABC transporter permease, giving the protein MAGIRWGRVAGWAVLVVVMLVTLFPFYWMLRTSFSNTRALAAGAADLLPVDFTLGAYRRVLGLSSTAEAVAEGGSSGTVNFWLYLRNSIVVATVTTAGQVFFGALAAYAFARLRWPGRNAVFTLFVTALMVPPIFTTLPNFVLIKELGLLNTFLGIVLPHLLMTPFAVFFLRQFFLGINAGVEEAARIDGAGHVRTFFRIVLPMSRGPIATLAILTYITSWNDYFWPLLVGKAENVRVLTVALGIFRSQTPQGSPDWAGLMAATLFAALPIMVLFAVLGRRVIDSIGYTGVK; this is encoded by the coding sequence ATGGCCGGGATCCGCTGGGGCCGGGTGGCCGGCTGGGCCGTGCTCGTGGTGGTCATGCTGGTGACGCTGTTCCCGTTCTACTGGATGTTGCGTACGTCCTTCTCCAACACCCGCGCGCTGGCCGCGGGGGCCGCCGACCTGCTGCCCGTGGACTTCACGCTCGGCGCCTACCGCCGGGTGCTCGGCCTGTCGAGCACCGCCGAGGCGGTGGCGGAGGGCGGGTCGAGCGGCACCGTGAACTTCTGGCTCTACCTGCGCAACTCGATCGTCGTCGCCACGGTCACCACGGCCGGGCAGGTCTTCTTCGGCGCGCTGGCCGCCTACGCCTTCGCACGGCTGCGCTGGCCCGGCAGGAACGCCGTCTTCACGCTCTTCGTCACCGCGCTCATGGTGCCGCCGATCTTCACCACGCTGCCCAACTTCGTGCTGATCAAGGAGCTGGGGCTGCTCAACACCTTCCTCGGGATCGTGCTGCCGCACCTGCTCATGACGCCGTTCGCGGTGTTCTTCCTGCGGCAGTTCTTCCTCGGCATCAACGCCGGTGTGGAGGAGGCCGCCCGCATCGACGGGGCCGGGCACGTGCGCACGTTCTTCCGCATCGTGCTGCCGATGAGCCGCGGGCCCATCGCCACGCTGGCCATCCTCACCTACATCACGAGCTGGAACGACTACTTCTGGCCGCTGCTGGTCGGCAAGGCGGAGAACGTCCGGGTGCTCACGGTGGCGCTGGGCATCTTCCGCTCCCAGACGCCCCAGGGCAGCCCCGACTGGGCCGGCCTGATGGCCGCCACCCTCTTCGCCGCGTTGCCGATCATGGTGCTGTTCGCCGTGCTAGGCCGCCGCGTCATCGACTCCATCGGCTACACCGGCGTCAAGTGA